A segment of the Candidatus Eisenbacteria bacterium genome:
GCCAGCGCGATCGTCCTCGCGGCATGGCTCCTCATCCCGCCGATCCCGATCTGGATCGCGCTCGTCATCTGGGGGCTCATCGTCCTTGCCGGCGTCTGGGCGGCCGGCCTCATGGAGTCTCGGCTCGGGCACGACGACGGTCGCGTCGTGATCGACGAGGTCGCGGGAGCGCTCCTCACGGTCGCGGGCTTCGCGGCGACTCCGTGGATCGCGATCGCGGGCTTCGTCCTCTTCCGGGCGCTCGA
Coding sequences within it:
- a CDS encoding phosphatidylglycerophosphatase A — protein: MASIGPWAARSVATFGFVGQIPGAPGTYASAIVLAAWLLIPPIPIWIALVIWGLIVLAGVWAAGLMESRLGHDDGRVVIDEVAGALLTVAGFAATPWIAIAGFVLFRALDILKPPPIYQLQALPGGIGVMADDIAAGLAGNILLRLLTALIPAIASAFPGGW